The Lipingzhangella halophila genomic interval CCACACGTGGTTCTCGGCGTTCCGCAAGATTGTTGACCAGAGCGCGTTCCCGCAGGTGTTCAGCGGTTTGGGTACCGGGGAGCCGGCCGAGGTGGAACCGCCCGACCCCGAGGTGCTGGCCACTCCGGAGCTGCGCGAGGCCAGCGAGAGTGTCGTGAAGGTGCTGGGGACGGCGCCCGAGTGCCAGCGGCGAGTCGAGGGTACCGGCTTCGTCTACGAGGACGGGCGCGTCATGACCAACGCCCACGTCGTCGCCGGTGTCACTGAGGACCTGCGTGTGGTGACCCGTTCCGGCCAGCAGTTGACGGCCACCGTAGTGGTCTACGACGCGCAGCAGGACATCGCCGTGCTCGACGTGCCCGAGCTGAACCTGGAGCCGCTGGACTTCGAGACCGAGGCGGCCAAGGGTGACGACGCCGTCATCGCGGGCTTCCCCCGGAACGACGGGTTCACCGTGGTCCCCGCACGGATCCGTGCGGAGCAGACCGCCCAGGGGCCCGATTTCTACCACTCGGAGCAGGTCAGCCGGGACATATACCAGGTGCGCTCGGTCGTACGCCCCGGCAACTCCGGTGGCCCGCTGCTGTCCCTGGACGGGACCGTTTACGGTGTCGTGTTCGCGGCCGCCACCAACGAGGACGAGACGGGCTATGTGCTGACCGCCGAGGAGGTCTCCGAGAACGCCGAGACGGGCGCGGCGAGCAGCGACCCGGTATCCACCCAGACGTGCGACTGAGCGTCGCCTCTCAGGGCGCGCAGCAGCGTGAGCGGGGCGCCGATTGGGCACGCGAACGGAGACCTCGGCGAGGTCTCCGTTGTGCGCTCCTCAACTGACCGAGAGGGGTGACTCCGGGTCGGCGTCGGTGTTCCCCAAGGGCCAGCTCATGCGGACCACTGTGCCGCCTTCGTGCGGCTCGATGCTGACGTCGTCGGCCAGTCCGACAATGACGGCGAGCCCGACGTCGGGAGACAACCCCGCGACATCCCCCGGAAGCATCTCCTCCGCCTCCTCCAGGTAGGCGCTAGCGCTGTCCGGGCTGTGGCTGTTGAGAGCCGAGCTCGCCTCCTTGGCCGGTGCCCGGTCGGACACGACGACCTCGAAACGCTGGGCCTTGTGCCCGTTGGGTGGTGTGGCCGGGATCGGCGGGTCGCCCTGCCCGGCGGTAAGCGGACGTTTTGCGGTGCCGTCGATCAGTTCGAGCTGGATCGGCTGGTCGGGGCAGTGCACCCGGTGTGCCTCCACAGCCCGGGAGCATGCCTCACCGACCGCCAGGCGAACTTCGTCTAGGGCGGACTCGGCGATGCCCGCCCGGCGGGCCACGGCCGTTGCCATGAGCCGCGCCGTTCGTACGTGGGCGGGCAGCGCACTGATCGTGAGCTGGACGATTGCCATCGCTCGCTCGTTACGTCGTTACTTCGACTTACGCTTGTCGATGGCTTCCTGCACCGACTCGTAGATGCCGAAAACCTTGGTCAGGCCGGTGATCCGGAAGATCTTCAGGATGCGC includes:
- a CDS encoding ATP-binding protein; translation: MAIVQLTISALPAHVRTARLMATAVARRAGIAESALDEVRLAVGEACSRAVEAHRVHCPDQPIQLELIDGTAKRPLTAGQGDPPIPATPPNGHKAQRFEVVVSDRAPAKEASSALNSHSPDSASAYLEEAEEMLPGDVAGLSPDVGLAVIVGLADDVSIEPHEGGTVVRMSWPLGNTDADPESPLSVS
- a CDS encoding MarP family serine protease — its product is MLDLILVVLVLLFAMSGYRQGFIVGVMSFAGFIGGGVLAALGAPPLIQDLVANASQQALLAIAVVFLCAALGQFLASYVGALVRNRVTWDSARVLDAIGGTLVSGLSVLLVSWLIGSAVANSALPVVTSQVQQSRVLHEVDRLMPDAAHTWFSAFRKIVDQSAFPQVFSGLGTGEPAEVEPPDPEVLATPELREASESVVKVLGTAPECQRRVEGTGFVYEDGRVMTNAHVVAGVTEDLRVVTRSGQQLTATVVVYDAQQDIAVLDVPELNLEPLDFETEAAKGDDAVIAGFPRNDGFTVVPARIRAEQTAQGPDFYHSEQVSRDIYQVRSVVRPGNSGGPLLSLDGTVYGVVFAAATNEDETGYVLTAEEVSENAETGAASSDPVSTQTCD